The Chryseobacterium phocaeense genome includes the window GTGTTTTCCTATGGTTGCTAGTGAGCCCTGGTCTTTGTATTCGTACTCTACCCAGTCACCTGCATTTTTCTTCAGAAAATTTTTCCCTAAATTTTTCGCCTGATTAATGGCTACGTTGGCCACCTGCGGATGTCCCTGCGGATACTTGGGAGTTTCCATATAAGCGATATCCCCTACTGCATAAATATTGTCGTAACCTTTTATTTTATTGAACCGGTCTACTATATACCTGTTTCTTACTAATTTTTCTTCCGGAAATCCTGCCACCACATTTCCTGTAACCCCGGCTGCCCAGATCACATTATTGGATGGAATTGTTTTTCCGCTTTTCATGTGTACCTTATCACCATCATATTCTGTAACTACCTCCCCACTCATGAAAGTCACGCCAAGATCCTTCAGATATTTTTCAGACTTTTCCTGGGCTTCACTGCTCATCACAGCAAGAGGCTTTTCGGTGGAACTCACCAGAATAATTTTAAGATGATCAAAATTCATATACGGATAGTCTCTCGGAAGAATTTCTTTTTTCATTTCAGCAAAAGCACCGGCCAGTTCTACACCGGTTGGGCCGCTTCCTACGATGACAATATTCCAGTTCCCGTCATCACTTCTGCTTTTTTCCAGAATCAGCTTTTCAAACGTCATCAGCACATGATTTCTGATGCCTATCGCTTCCTGGGTATTTTTCATCCCGAAAGCTCTTGATTCCAGTTCTTTGTTTCCGAAGAAATTCGTTTTACATCCTGTTGCAATGATCAGTTTGTCATAGGTAAATTCAGCTTCATCAGTGATCACCCTGTTGTGTACAGGATCAATTTCTTTCACTTCGGTAAGACGAAACTGCGTATTTCTGGATTGCTGAAAAATCTTCCGGAACGGGAAGGAAATATTGGAGGGTTCTATCCTCCCACATGCAACCTGATAAAAAAGCGGCTGAAACATATGATGATTCACCCGGTCCAGAACGATTACTTTTTTGTTCCTGTTATTCAATGTTTTTGCAAGCTGCAGCCCCGCAAATCCTCCTCCTATAATGATGATTTTTTCGCGTGTTTCCATAATACACAAATTTACTGATTTTATTTAGCATTTAGTAGTGAAATAAGTTAGTTTTGCAAAACTTTATGACCCCAAAAAAGTATACCAAAAAAACTGCCAAAAAAGTGCATGAAACCCGCCGGAAGAATTATTTTTTCCGGAGAAAAGTGATATTGGCTGTTTTGATTGTGGCATTAATAGGTACCGGCTTTTACCTGAAGCAATCGATCAGTTATTACTACGCCTTATACTTTAATAAATTCAGTCATAAAAAGCTTCATAACAGCGAAGTGGAAGCGGCCAGGATTCAAAAGATCCTCACCAACAACCTGGATAAAACCTACGGATTTGATATTTCCCATTACCAGAACAGGGAAGATATCAAATGGGACAGCCTGAGCATCGGAAACAAAACAATTCCCCTGGAATTTGTAGTGATGCGTGCCACAATGGGAAACCGCAATGCAGACAAACATTTTGATGAATTCTGGGCAAAAGCTCAAAAACACAATCTGATCCGCGGAGCCTATCATTTTTACAGAGCAGATGAAGATCCCGTAATCCAGGCCAATAATTTTTTAGCGAATGTAAAACTGGAAAGCGGCGACCTTCCTCCTATTTTAGATATTGAAAAAATCCCCAAACGAAAAACCAATAAAAAACTGCTAGAAGACCTTAAAGTATGGTGCAAAATCGTAGAGGAAACTTATGGGGAAAAACCAATTATCTACACGTACTACCATTACTACAAGGATTTTCTGAAAGGAGAATTTGATGATTATCCACTATGGCTGGCCAATTACAATGACGTTCCCGCTCCCACTCCCGATGACCACTGGGATTTCTGGCAGTTCACGGAAAACGGCATCGTTCACGGCATTAATACGAAAGTAGATTTGGACATTTACAACGGAAATTCCTGGTCCTTGAAGAGGTTGACACTGGACTAAATGATGATTGATGATTGATGGATGATAAATGATGATCACTCACGCATTTGCCTTTTAGCCTTTTCGCCCTTTTGCTTTTTTGCCTTTTCGCCCTTTTGCAAATTCGCCTATTCGCTATTTCTCTAAAAACCTCACAATATCCGCATTCAGCTCATCCGCTTTCTCAAATGGAATCATATGGGTTGCATCTTTGTAGATTTTGAGTTCTGCATTCGGGATTTGTTTTGCCATCATTTCCGAATGCTCCTGCTTAATAACGTCTTTATCCCCTGCAATTACCAATACCGGACTTTTGATCTTTGTAAGGTCTTTTTCAGAGATATGAGGTTCGTTCAGCATGATTTTCACCAGTCTTTTTTCATTGAACTTCTGAGGATCATTCTCAGCCTGAAGTACCAACAACTGGTTTTTCATATGCAAAACAAGTCTTTCATCAACACCTTCGGGAAAGGCATTGGCACCGATGGCAATCACTTTTTGACAGGTTTCAGGATATTTTAAAGCGAATTCAAGGCCTGTGATCCCGCCGTCGCTCCATCCTGCAATATTTATTTTTTTGAGACCCAGCTGATCTGCAAGGGCTTTCACATCCTCTGCAAACTGAGTGTAGTTGAAATCTTTTTTGGATGTATCGATACTTTTCCCCTGCCCGCGGGTATCTACTGCAATCACTTTAAACTGTTTGGCCAGCACCGGAATCTGCTGGTAAAAATCCCTGATGCTGCCGGAATTTCCATGAAGCAGGAAAAGCGGCTCTCCTTCGCCGTAAACTTCGTAATAAAGCCGGGTATCTTTTAAGGGAAGATAGGCGCCTGCAGCAGTATTTTTCCCGTAGATAGAATTCCCTGATTCCGTTTGATATTGTGAAACATCTGAGATCAGGCCTTCAAGGTCATCTCCTCCGGCTGCTGTTTCATCTTTAATATTCTTTGCGCTTTTATCCACTTTTACATCAATATTAATGGCCGGTGCTGCCAGAGTCATTTTATGCCAGTCCCCGTAAAATTTTCTCATGAATCCTGTTCTGAAAAGGGCTGCACTGATATTAATCTTGCCTTCAAATTCTTTCAGAAACTGGATTCCGATAAAAAATTTCCCCTGCACCCAGATATTATGATGATTAACGTCCAGGGTATAGGTTCCGTCTTTGATCATATCCTGCGTAAGTTCTACAGTGATTTCTTCATCCAGGATATTTTTATCCGGGAAACCATCTTTTTCTGAGTAGATACTGTACCTCATCAATACTGGCCTGTCGGAAGTATAGCTGGCAATATTCAGATTGATATTTTTAATTTTGGATCTTTTGCTGGCATTGAATTCCAATGCAGTCTCTCCAAGAAAATCCTCCCTTCTGAATTGGGGATTCACGGAATACAGAACATGTTTTGTTTTGGTATTTACTCCCCAGTTTTTATCTACCAGCTTTTTAACTTTAATGCTGACCTCCTTAATATTTTTAGTCTTTTCTTTTAAAAATATCTGTTGCTTATCCTGCTTTCTGAAAAACTCTACGGTTTGGATGTACGGTTCATATCCGGGAACCTCTATCTTAATTTTCCCTGAGGCATCAAATCTGGTAAGGTCAATGGAATAATTTCCCTTTTCATCGGAAACTGTTCCGGCATTTTCCTTTTCCACACCAATCTTTACGTAAGGAACCGGTCTGTTCTCATTTTTGGAAATGATAGTTCCGGAAATCACCTGGGCATTGAAAGAATAAACCCCTAAAAGGAATAGTAAGGTATTGAGTTTTTTCATAGTATAAGTTTGGTGCAAAATTCTTTATTTCCTCCCTTGAATACTCACAATACCTTATTAAAATTTAAACCGGTTTAGTTAAATTTATGGTAAAACAGTTTCTGTTCGTGACAGTAATTCTAAAAAAATGATAAACTTTTTCTGTTTTTAAAGAATATTCATAATTTCTTCCCAGGAGTGCACCCTTCTGTAATTTTCATTTTCAATCAGCTCGTTGTGCGGCTGGGTAAAAATAAGTTTTTCTCCTGCAAAATGATCCAGGTTTTTAGGATAATCATCAATCATGACATCGCCATGTACTACTTTTTTACTGCCGCAGAGAACAATCTGTTCCCAGCTGATGAAAGGAAAATGTTCCGCCAGCCAGTCGAATTTCTCCCGTAAGCTGTTGGGAAACTCCATTCCTGCGGAAACA containing:
- a CDS encoding NAD(P)/FAD-dependent oxidoreductase, which encodes METREKIIIIGGGFAGLQLAKTLNNRNKKVIVLDRVNHHMFQPLFYQVACGRIEPSNISFPFRKIFQQSRNTQFRLTEVKEIDPVHNRVITDEAEFTYDKLIIATGCKTNFFGNKELESRAFGMKNTQEAIGIRNHVLMTFEKLILEKSRSDDGNWNIVIVGSGPTGVELAGAFAEMKKEILPRDYPYMNFDHLKIILVSSTEKPLAVMSSEAQEKSEKYLKDLGVTFMSGEVVTEYDGDKVHMKSGKTIPSNNVIWAAGVTGNVVAGFPEEKLVRNRYIVDRFNKIKGYDNIYAVGDIAYMETPKYPQGHPQVANVAINQAKNLGKNFLKKNAGDWVEYEYKDQGSLATIGKHRAVVDLPFIKFQGFLAWYFWMFLHLMLILSVRNKLAVFFNWMWSYFNKDSSLRLIISPNKKNSTVQ
- a CDS encoding glycoside hydrolase family 25 protein yields the protein MTPKKYTKKTAKKVHETRRKNYFFRRKVILAVLIVALIGTGFYLKQSISYYYALYFNKFSHKKLHNSEVEAARIQKILTNNLDKTYGFDISHYQNREDIKWDSLSIGNKTIPLEFVVMRATMGNRNADKHFDEFWAKAQKHNLIRGAYHFYRADEDPVIQANNFLANVKLESGDLPPILDIEKIPKRKTNKKLLEDLKVWCKIVEETYGEKPIIYTYYHYYKDFLKGEFDDYPLWLANYNDVPAPTPDDHWDFWQFTENGIVHGINTKVDLDIYNGNSWSLKRLTLD
- a CDS encoding alpha/beta fold hydrolase — its product is MKKLNTLLFLLGVYSFNAQVISGTIISKNENRPVPYVKIGVEKENAGTVSDEKGNYSIDLTRFDASGKIKIEVPGYEPYIQTVEFFRKQDKQQIFLKEKTKNIKEVSIKVKKLVDKNWGVNTKTKHVLYSVNPQFRREDFLGETALEFNASKRSKIKNINLNIASYTSDRPVLMRYSIYSEKDGFPDKNILDEEITVELTQDMIKDGTYTLDVNHHNIWVQGKFFIGIQFLKEFEGKINISAALFRTGFMRKFYGDWHKMTLAAPAINIDVKVDKSAKNIKDETAAGGDDLEGLISDVSQYQTESGNSIYGKNTAAGAYLPLKDTRLYYEVYGEGEPLFLLHGNSGSIRDFYQQIPVLAKQFKVIAVDTRGQGKSIDTSKKDFNYTQFAEDVKALADQLGLKKINIAGWSDGGITGLEFALKYPETCQKVIAIGANAFPEGVDERLVLHMKNQLLVLQAENDPQKFNEKRLVKIMLNEPHISEKDLTKIKSPVLVIAGDKDVIKQEHSEMMAKQIPNAELKIYKDATHMIPFEKADELNADIVRFLEK
- a CDS encoding 5' nucleotidase, NT5C type; the protein is MKKVIVDMDGVMADVYHQLVQFEKRDSGTEIEISRLKGQPELESFPNGKKHVNEIGFFRTLPVMEGSREALEYLNNKYELYIVSAGMEFPNSLREKFDWLAEHFPFISWEQIVLCGSKKVVHGDVMIDDYPKNLDHFAGEKLIFTQPHNELIENENYRRVHSWEEIMNIL